A single region of the Xiphophorus maculatus strain JP 163 A chromosome 3, X_maculatus-5.0-male, whole genome shotgun sequence genome encodes:
- the LOC102218624 gene encoding serum amyloid P-component-like, whose translation MLLLLLLVTSCAAIPQNLSEKMFTFPQETNTAHVRLTTSRQNLQAVTVCFRFFSDLKREYALFSLAVPSFYNGFLFYKNVNSFAVCVRNAESIFEGLDFKLNKWHSVCGTWSATPGLVQLWLNGEPSSRKFTSSGSSINGPIIIALGQDQDSHGGGFDAKQSFVGMMSDLHMWDYKLSPYEIRKYMNDRGYAKGNVLNWNSMDFQIIGRVLIENKQIAFQ comes from the exons ATGCTGCTCTTGCTACTGTTGGTGACATCATGTGCTGCCATTCCTCAAA ATCTTTCAGAGAAGATGTTCACCTTCCCGCAAGAAACCAACACAGCACACGTTAGGCTGACAACATCAAGACAAAATCTACAGGCTGTGACTGTTTGTTTCAG GTTCTTTTCAGACCTCAAAAGAGAATATGCTCTTTTCTCTTTGGCAGTACCCTCTTTTTACaatggttttttgttttacaaaaatgtgaattcttTTGCAGTGTGTGTCAGAAACGCAGAGTCAATTTTTGAAGGCCTGGACTTCAAGCTGAACAAATGGCACTCAGTTTGTGGAACATGGAGTGCTACACCAGGTTTGGTCCAACTGTGGTTGAATGGAGAGCCTTCAAGCAGGAAATTTACCAGCTCTGGATCCAGTATCAATGGACCAATTATAATTGCTTTAGGACAG GATCAAGATTCACACGGTGGTGGTTTTGATGCCAAACAATCATTTGTCGGCATGATGTCAGATCTCCATATGTGGGATTACAAGCTTTCACCCTACGAGATCCGGAAATACATGAATGACCGGGGCTACGCAAAAGGAAATGTGTTGAACTGGAATTCAATGGATTTCCAGATTATAGGAAGGGTGTTGATCGAGAATAAACAAATTGCTTTTCAGTAA
- the LOC102232988 gene encoding serum amyloid P-component-like: MLLFLLLVTSCAAIPQNLSEKMFTFPEATGTAHAKLTILKQDFNALTVCFRFFTDLSREYALFSLAVPSFDNGLLFYKNLNSFAVSVRNTDSSFEGLDFKLNKWHSVCGTWSAASGLAQLWLNGEPSSRKLSSTSNINGPIIIALGQDQDSHGGDFQAKQSFVGMMSDLHMWDYTLSPCEIRKYMNDRSYANGNVLNWNSLEFQIKGRVLIENKQNTCQ, translated from the exons ATGCTGCTCTTCCTGCTGTTGGTGACATCATGTGCTGCCATTcctcaaa ATCTTTCAGAGAAGATGTTTACCTTCCCAGAAGCAACTGGCACAGCACATGCTAAGTTGACaatattaaaacaagatttcaATGCTCTGACTGTCTGTTTCAG GTTCTTTACAGACCTCTCAAGAGAATATGCTCTTTTCTCTTTGGCAGTACCCTCTTTTGACAATGGcttgttgttttacaaaaacttaAATTCTTTTGCAGTGAGTGTCAGAAACACAGACTCAAGTTTTGAAGGACTGGACTTCAAGCTGAACAAATGGCACTCGGTTTGTGGAACATGGAGTGCTGCATCAGGTTTGGCACAACTGTGGTTGAATGGAGAGCCTTCAAGCAGGAAGTTAAGCAGTACATCCAATATCAATGGACCAATAATAATCGCTTTAGGACAG GATCAAGATTCACATGGTGGTGATTTTCAAGCCAAACAATCATTTGTCGGCATGATGTCAGATCTCCATATGTGGGATTACACACTTTCACCCTGTGAGATCCGGAAATACATGAATGACCGGAGCTACGCAAATGGAAATGTGTTGAACTGGAACTCACTGGAATTCCAGATTAAAGGAAGGGTGCTGATCGAGAATAAACAGAATACTTGTCAGTAA
- the LOC102223610 gene encoding C-reactive protein-like: protein MKVLSLLVLITACAARTQDISGRMFTFPLETNRAYVKFNTSRRDFNAVTVCHRSFTDLKRDHMLFSLSTPNNPNDFLIFWDNTNKEMEAHIKNKKAEYGGRDYKLNTWHSICTTWDAETGLAQLWFNGQPSIRKFTISGSNIGGPVNIIVGQEQDSHGGGFDMKQSFVGMMSDVHMWDYVLSACEIQNYVDERNYTPGNVLNWRALDYQIVDKVLLEHTTTVCY, encoded by the exons ATGAAGGTGCTGTCTCTGCTTGTGCTGATAACAGCCTGTGCTGCCCGAACACAAG atatttctgGTAGGATGTTCACCTTTCCACTGGAAACCAACAGAGCTTATGTGAAGTTTAACACATCAAGAAGAGATTTTAATGCCGTAACTGTTTGCCACAG ATCATTTACAGACCTCAAAAGAGACCACATGCTGTTCTCCTTGTCCACACCCAATAATCCCAATGACTTCTTGATTTTCTGGGATAATACCAATAAAGAAATGGAGGCACACATTAAGAATAAAAAGGCTGAATATGGAGGCCGTGACTACAAGCTCAACACGTGGCACTCTATCTGCACCACATGGGACGCTGAGACTGGGCTGGCACAACTGTGGTTTAATGGACAACCTTCGATCAGAAAATTCACAATTTCTGGGTCGAACATAGGTGGACCAGTCAATATTATTGTGGGACAG GAGCAGGACAGCCATGGTGGCGGGTTTGACATGAAGCAGTCTTTCGTTGGCATGATGTCTGATGTCCACATGTGGGATTACGTCCTCTCTGCCTGTGAGATCCAGAATTATGTGGATGAACGAAACTACACACCAGGGAATGTGTTGAACTGGAGGGCTCTGGATTATCAGATTGTAGACAAAGTGTTGCTTGAACATACAACAACCGTTTGTTACTAA
- the LOC102223869 gene encoding C-reactive protein-like, giving the protein MKLLLLVGMLTACAAVTQDLSGKMFTFPLETNTAHVKLTTTKQDFNAVTVCQRSFTDLQRSHVLFSLAVPTFSNGFMVLWDGSDKELEIYTQDKIAVFGKTDYKQNTWHSICATWDSASGLVQLWLDGLPSVRKFTSSGSNIRGSLIIMLGQEQDSHGGGFDIKQSFVGMLSDVHMWDYVLSACEIQKYVNEQNFTPGNVLNWAALDYQIVEKVVVENKGLFLNC; this is encoded by the exons atgaagctgctgctcttAGTGGGAATGCTGACAGCATGTGCTGCAGTGACCCAAG atCTGTCTGGCAAGATGTTCACCTTCCCACTTGAAACCAACACAGCTCATGTGAAGCTAACAACTACAAAACAGGATTTTAATGCAGTAACTGTTTGCCAAAG ATCCTTTACAGACCTCCAAAGAAGCCACGTCCTATTTTCTTTAGCTGTTCCCACTTTTTCCAATGGCTTTATGGTTCTTTGGGATGGGTCTGACAAAGAATTAGAGATCTACACCCAGGATAAAATTGCAGTATTTGGAAAAACTGACTACAAGCAAAACACATGGCACTCTATCTGCGCCACCTGGGACTCCGCATCTGgattggtgcagctgtggttggaTGGACTACCATCAGTTAGAAAATTTACCAGCTCTGGATCAAACATCAGAGGATCTCTCATAATTATGTTAGGACAG GAGCAGGACAGTCATGGCGGCGGGTTTGACATCAAGCAGTCTTTCGTTGGGATGTTGTCTGATGTCCACATGTGGGATTACGTCCTCTCTGCCTGTGAGATCCAGAAATATGTGAATGAACAGAACTTCACTCCAGGAAATGTGCTGAACTGGGCGGCTCTGGATTATCAGATAGTAGAAAAAGTGGTGGTAGAGAATAAAGGTTTGTTCTTGAACTGTTAA